Genomic DNA from Paraconexibacter algicola:
GGGTCGGTCGCCCAGCCCGCGCGCAGCCCGACGTCGCGCGGGTCGGCGACGTGCTCCCAGCCGCCGAGCGCGACCGCGGGCGTCGCGCGCCCGGTCCCGGCCGTCCCGCGCGGACCGTCGCCGTCGTCCCGGCCCAGGACGAGCACCGCCCCCGCCGCGAGCGCGACGAGGGCGATGAGCAGGACGGCGAGACGGGGCATCGGATGCTCCAACGCCCGGCGGGGCCGGAGGTTCTAGCGGCGGGAGCGCCGCCGGAACAGCCCGCCGATGGCGGCGATGCCGCCGCCGAGCACGAAGCCGGTGACCGCGGCGCCGATCAGCACCTCGCGCTGGTGCAGCGCGACCTGCTTGCGCCAGTTGGTGACCTCGGCCACCTCGGCGCGCAGCGTGTCGAGCGACGCGGCGAGCTCCATGCGGTTCTGCTGGATCGAGGCCCGGATCTCCTCGGGCGTGCGCTGGCCGCTCACGACCCCACCTCGTCCTTGGAACCGGCGTTCTCGAAGGTCTCCTTGATCAGCTTGGCCTCCTCGATGGCCATCGTCGGCTTCGGATCCTTGCCCGCCTTGACGAGCTTCGCGGCGAGGAAGCCGGCGACGCCCGCGAGCAGGAAGAAGATCGCGGCCAGCGTGAAGAAGCCCCAGAAGTACGCGAGGTCCGCGACCGGGAGCAGGTAGTAGAGGAGCCACGCGAGCCCCTGGATGAGGACCATGAGGCCCACGAGCGCGAACGACCCGGCGGCGACGCCGATGACCGCGCCCCGCCCGAGCTTCGTGACCTTCTGGGTCACCTCCGCCTTGGCGAGCTCGATCTCCTCGCGGACGAGGATCTGGGCCTTCTCGGTGACCTCCTGGATCGCCTGGGCGATCTGGGC
This window encodes:
- a CDS encoding DUF3618 domain-containing protein; the encoded protein is MSGQRTPEEIRASIQQNRMELAASLDTLRAEVAEVTNWRKQVALHQREVLIGAAVTGFVLGGGIAAIGGLFRRRSRR
- a CDS encoding phage holin family protein; amino-acid sequence: MADQQPQQSTAQIAQAIQEVTEKAQILVREEIELAKAEVTQKVTKLGRGAVIGVAAGSFALVGLMVLIQGLAWLLYYLLPVADLAYFWGFFTLAAIFFLLAGVAGFLAAKLVKAGKDPKPTMAIEEAKLIKETFENAGSKDEVGS